The Macrococcoides canis genome has a window encoding:
- the purQ gene encoding phosphoribosylformylglycinamidine synthase subunit PurQ has protein sequence MKFAVIEFPGSNCDRDMFNAALNTGFEAEYVDYRKTSLEGFDGVLIPGGFSFGDYLRCGAMARVAPIVPEVKRLAAEGKPVLGVCNGFQILTEIGLLPGALMHNTKHQFICQNEPLKIVNNDTKFTHKYDKDETVIYPIAHGEGNYYCSEETLAELKANNQIILSYNDNPNGSIEDIAGIVNKEGNVCGMMPHPERAMEALLGTDDGVKLFESILESWGK, from the coding sequence ATGAAATTTGCTGTGATTGAATTTCCAGGTTCAAACTGTGATCGCGATATGTTCAATGCAGCTTTGAATACTGGATTTGAAGCGGAATATGTAGATTATCGTAAGACGTCACTTGAAGGTTTTGACGGCGTGTTAATCCCAGGCGGATTCTCATTTGGTGATTACCTACGTTGTGGTGCGATGGCACGTGTTGCGCCAATCGTTCCTGAAGTGAAGCGCCTTGCTGCTGAAGGTAAACCAGTGCTTGGTGTATGTAATGGTTTCCAGATCTTAACGGAGATCGGTCTATTACCTGGTGCGTTAATGCATAATACGAAGCATCAGTTTATCTGCCAGAATGAACCGCTTAAAATCGTCAATAACGACACGAAATTTACACATAAATATGATAAGGATGAAACAGTGATCTATCCGATTGCTCATGGTGAAGGGAACTATTACTGTTCAGAAGAGACGTTAGCAGAACTTAAAGCGAACAATCAAATTATCTTATCTTACAATGATAATCCGAACGGATCGATCGAAGATATCGCAGGTATCGTGAATAAAGAAGGTAACGTATGCGGTATGATGCCTCACCCAGAACGTGCGATGGAAGCATTGCTTGGTACGGATGACGGTGTGAAATTATTCGAATCAATTTTAGAAAGCTGGGGGAAATAA
- the purL gene encoding phosphoribosylformylglycinamidine synthase subunit PurL yields MVKFLEPTANEIKENKLYQDMGLSDKEYDKVVDILGRMPNYTEIGIFSVMWSEHCSYKHSKPFLKQFPTTGERVLMGPGEGAGVVDIGDNQAVVFKVESHNHPSAIEPYQGAATGVGGIVRDIVSIGARPIQLLNSLRFGELTEKQNQRLFKGVVAGIGGYGNCIGIPTVAGEIEFDRQYDGNPLVNAMCVGIIDHDKIQKGTAKGEGNPVIYVGLKTGRDGIHGATFASEELSEESESKRPSVQIGDPFVGKKLMEATLKAITFPELVGIQDMGAAGLTSSSSEMAAKGGSGIHLELEKVPTREAGISPYEMMLSETQERMLLVVEKGTEQKFLDLFDHYELDSAVIGEVTNTDRFVLTYEGEVFADIPVQPLSDEAPVYVLEGRAAQFEDMNHDYSNIDAQDTLIKLLSHPTMASKNWAYGQYDQQVGANTIIKPGLSAGVTRVEGTNKAIAATLDGEARYVFNNPYEGGKMVVAEAYRNLIAVGSLPLAMTDCLNYGNPEKPEIYQQLADSTRGMAEACGALNTPVVSGNVSLYNETKGEAIFPTPVVGMVGLIEDVNYLVDFKPSKGDTIYFVGDIKADFGGSQIEKLLFNEVAHTDVTVDLDKEVARGEAIREHIIDGKLGHVQAVGKGGVGVKLAQIAAYFNTGLEAKLDVNDAELFAETQGNYIVIAKQGKEINIEGAQAIGAFGTDSFKLSTNQGEVTLDVNTVTDAWKGAIHACMTSEV; encoded by the coding sequence ATGGTCAAGTTTTTAGAACCAACTGCAAATGAAATTAAAGAGAATAAATTATACCAGGATATGGGGCTTTCAGATAAAGAATACGACAAAGTTGTCGATATTTTAGGGCGTATGCCAAACTATACAGAAATCGGAATCTTCTCAGTAATGTGGAGTGAGCACTGTTCATACAAACATTCTAAACCATTCTTAAAGCAGTTCCCGACAACAGGTGAACGCGTATTGATGGGTCCTGGTGAAGGTGCAGGTGTCGTGGATATCGGTGATAATCAAGCCGTTGTATTCAAGGTTGAATCACACAACCACCCATCTGCAATTGAACCGTACCAAGGTGCAGCGACAGGTGTCGGCGGTATCGTACGTGATATCGTATCAATCGGTGCGCGTCCAATCCAGTTACTTAACAGCTTACGTTTCGGTGAGTTAACAGAGAAGCAGAACCAGCGTCTATTTAAAGGGGTCGTTGCAGGTATCGGTGGTTACGGTAACTGTATCGGTATCCCTACAGTTGCAGGTGAGATTGAATTCGATCGTCAGTATGACGGAAATCCGCTTGTTAATGCGATGTGTGTCGGTATTATCGACCATGACAAGATTCAAAAAGGAACTGCAAAAGGTGAAGGCAATCCAGTTATCTACGTTGGACTTAAGACAGGCCGTGACGGGATTCACGGTGCAACATTCGCTTCAGAAGAATTAAGTGAAGAGAGCGAATCTAAACGTCCATCAGTACAGATCGGTGACCCATTCGTTGGTAAGAAATTGATGGAAGCAACATTAAAAGCAATTACTTTCCCTGAACTTGTCGGTATCCAGGATATGGGTGCAGCAGGTCTGACGTCATCGAGTTCTGAAATGGCGGCTAAAGGTGGCAGCGGTATCCATCTTGAACTTGAAAAAGTTCCGACGCGTGAAGCAGGAATCTCTCCTTATGAGATGATGTTATCTGAAACACAGGAACGTATGCTTCTTGTTGTTGAAAAAGGAACAGAGCAGAAGTTCTTAGACTTATTCGACCATTATGAACTAGATAGTGCCGTTATTGGTGAAGTAACAAATACAGACCGTTTCGTATTAACGTATGAAGGTGAAGTGTTTGCAGATATTCCGGTACAGCCATTATCTGATGAAGCACCAGTTTACGTACTTGAAGGGCGTGCTGCACAGTTTGAGGATATGAATCACGATTACTCGAATATCGATGCACAGGATACATTAATCAAACTATTATCTCACCCGACGATGGCGTCTAAAAACTGGGCATATGGTCAGTACGATCAGCAAGTCGGTGCCAACACAATTATTAAACCAGGACTTTCAGCGGGTGTAACACGTGTTGAAGGTACAAATAAAGCGATCGCTGCAACACTTGACGGTGAGGCGCGCTACGTATTTAATAACCCATACGAAGGCGGTAAGATGGTCGTTGCTGAAGCATATCGTAACTTGATAGCTGTAGGTAGCTTACCACTTGCGATGACAGACTGCTTAAACTACGGTAACCCTGAGAAACCGGAAATCTATCAGCAGCTCGCAGATTCAACACGCGGTATGGCTGAAGCGTGTGGCGCACTGAATACACCAGTTGTTTCAGGTAACGTAAGCTTATACAACGAAACAAAAGGTGAAGCCATATTCCCGACACCAGTCGTCGGTATGGTTGGATTGATCGAAGATGTGAACTATCTAGTAGACTTCAAACCTTCTAAAGGTGACACGATCTATTTCGTCGGAGATATTAAAGCAGACTTCGGTGGCAGCCAGATTGAGAAGCTATTATTCAATGAGGTGGCGCACACAGATGTAACAGTCGATCTTGACAAAGAAGTAGCACGTGGTGAAGCAATTCGAGAGCACATTATTGATGGTAAGCTTGGACACGTTCAGGCAGTCGGTAAAGGTGGCGTCGGCGTGAAACTTGCACAGATCGCAGCTTACTTCAATACAGGTCTTGAAGCGAAGCTTGATGTGAATGATGCAGAACTATTTGCTGAAACACAAGGGAACTACATTGTTATCGCGAAACAAGGTAAGGAAATTAATATCGAAGGCGCACAAGCAATCGGTGCATTTGGAACAGATTCATTTAAATTATCTACAAACCAAGGTGAAGTTACATTAGATGTAAATACTGTAACGGATGCTTGGAAAGGGGCAATTCACGCATGTATGACATCAGAGGTCTAA
- the purS gene encoding phosphoribosylformylglycinamidine synthase subunit PurS produces the protein MTKIELHITLQPQVLDTQGQTLTRAVHDLGYKQVNDIRVGKVLYMTVDEASEQAVANVVNTLSEKLFANTVIEEYSYKIVEDEETK, from the coding sequence ATGACTAAAATCGAACTACACATCACATTACAACCACAAGTATTAGATACACAAGGACAAACTTTAACACGCGCGGTACACGACCTAGGCTACAAACAAGTGAACGATATCCGTGTAGGTAAAGTGTTATATATGACAGTAGACGAAGCTAGCGAACAGGCAGTTGCAAACGTTGTGAACACATTAAGCGAGAAATTATTTGCGAACACTGTAATCGAAGAATACAGCTACAAAATTGTTGAAGATGAGGAGACGAAATAA